The proteins below are encoded in one region of Oreochromis niloticus isolate F11D_XX linkage group LG6, O_niloticus_UMD_NMBU, whole genome shotgun sequence:
- the LOC109202484 gene encoding cilia- and flagella-associated protein 251, which produces MSKSMCGCGCSIISSLMKRLGRTACCSDLLSCSHTSEQLQRLATACPPRPKNVKPFSSSDSLAKVQEVASWLLEMNQELLSGGSSSSGGRSRGPGGPAVRGNASSTARAPQQAAEEGDEDEHMNRVVEEEEQLPQRPEASQVDGEREQPWAPSESGASDGPREDGEGEEDEEGLPNGVNGGEKGARWMWGAEQRQLRGQPLAAEEEEEEEEEENNNNSSTHQEEEEAEERTEGGEEQGREEEEREEGEEEEEEDEDEEEMDQDSDDFEHSAESGREEEEEEGSLSLRNSVSAPNNNEDSGCTRQSSSNKKIVFLGPRCRRLKSPK; this is translated from the exons ATGAGCAAGTCGATGTgtggctgtggctgcagcatCATCTCCTCTCTGATGAAGAGACTGGGCCGCACAGCTTGCTGCTCAGATCTGCTCTCCTGCAGCCACACTTCAGAACAGCTGCAGCGACTGGCCACTGCTTGCCCACCTCGACCAAAG AATGTCAAGCCCTTCTCCTCCTCAGACAGCCTAGCGAAGGTCCAGGAGGTAGCAAGCTGGCTTTTGGAAATGAACCAGGAACTGCTGTCGgggggcagcagcagcagcggcgggCGGAGTCGGGGGCCTGGGGGCCCGGCAGTGCGAGGTAACGCCTCCTCCACGGCTCGGGCACCCCAGCAGGCGGCAGAGGAGGGCGATGAGGATGAACACATGAACCGGGTGGTTGAGGAGGAAGAGCAGCTGCCGCAGAGG CCCGAGGCGTCGCAGGTTGATGGCGAGAGAGAACAACCATGGGCGCCGAGCGAGTCCGGAGCCAGCGACGGCCCTCGGGAGGACGGGGAAGGGGAGGAAGACGAAGAGGGCCTGCCAAATGGAGTGAACGGAGGCGAGAAAGGAGCCCGGTGGATGTGGGGGGCAGAGCAGCGACAACTTCGAGGGCAGCCGCTTGctgctgaagaggaggaggaagaggaagaggaggagaacaacaacaacagcagcacccaccaagaggaggaggaggcagaggagaggacagagggaggggaggagcaggggagggaagaggaggagagggaagagggtgaggaggaggaagaggaggatgaggatgaggaaGAGATGGACCAAGATAGTGATGACTTTGAACATTCAGCGGAGAGcgggagggaggaggaagaggaggaaggctctctctctctcaggaaCAGTGTGTCTGCCCCCAATAATAACGAGGACTCGGGATGTACACGCCAAAGCTCTTCCAACAAAAAG ATTGTGTTCCTGGGTCCCAGGTGCCGTAGGCTCAAGTCGCCCAAATGA